From Gottschalkiaceae bacterium SANA:
AGAAAGCGTCAAGACGAATAAAAGTCCCACGGCTGCATGATTCCATTTCTTCATTTCGTCACCTCATCTCCTTAAGATGAAGTCAGTATACCACTCGTGTCATATCATGAAAAATGATGATTTGTTATCTATCTATAACGAATTCTTATACTCTTTCTTGCAGTATGCAATGAAATCCTGAATGAAGGCAATTCGATCATCCAAATAAATAAACCGATACTCTCTAAAAATCTGCATTCCAGAAAGCGAAACTTCACAGAGCGTTTCCGACTTGAGTGAGTCCGCAATAGCATCGCGTGAAATTACGGTAACACCAAGATTTGATTCCACCAAAGAAACCAAAGCATGAATATTGCCGATCTCCATATGCACATTCGCATCTTCTATTGCATAACCAGCTTCTGCTATCGCCTTCTCGAACACAAGCCGAGTACCCGAACCTTGTTCTCGCAAAATCAAGGGCTCCACCATCAGTTGTTCAAGAGAAACCTCCTCCTTCTTGCTTGCAAAGGGATGCTCGGGCGAAACGGCAACCACCAATTCATCCTTTCTATATAAGGCAGAAGTGAACCGTTCTTGAGGAAACGGACCTTCGA
This genomic window contains:
- a CDS encoding selenium metabolism-associated LysR family transcriptional regulator, with translation MIDDKLHTFLCVAQTMNFSKAAELLHITQPAVSQHIKALESQYRVSLFNDRRKNMKLSEEGELLLVYATEMNRLQQSLAVKMQTIQERNRVYRVGATMTIGGYVLPKILGKHKLSHPQIDIQLSVDNTETVIEQMIRGDLILGMVEGPFPQERFTSALYRKDELVVAVSPEHPFASKKEEVSLEQLMVEPLILREQGSGTRLVFEKAIAEAGYAIEDANVHMEIGNIHALVSLVESNLGVTVISRDAIADSLKSETLCEVSLSGMQIFREYRFIYLDDRIAFIQDFIAYCKKEYKNSL